The following proteins come from a genomic window of Streptomyces sp. NBC_00539:
- the rlmN gene encoding 23S rRNA (adenine(2503)-C(2))-methyltransferase RlmN: MARPVPGELTFVAPRGAKKPPRHLADMTPAERREAVAAIGEKPFRAKQLSQHYFARYAHDPAEWTDIPAGSREKLQQELLPDLMSVVRHISCDDDTTRKTLWKLHDGTLVESVLMRYPDRVTMCISSQAGCGMNCPFCATGQAGLDRNLSTAEIVHQIVDGMRALRDGEVPGGPARLSNIVFMGMGEPLANYNRVVGAIRRLTDPEPDGLGLSQRGITVSTVGLVPAMLRFADEGFKCRLAVSLHAPDDELRDTLVPVNTRWKVREVLDAAWEYAEKSGRRVSIEYALIRDINDQAWRGDLLGRLLKGKRVHVNLIPLNPTPGSKWTASRPEDEKAFVEAIARHGVPVTVRDTRGQEIDGACGQLAASER, encoded by the coding sequence ATGGCCCGCCCCGTTCCGGGAGAGCTCACTTTCGTCGCCCCTCGCGGGGCGAAGAAGCCGCCCCGGCACCTCGCCGACATGACCCCGGCCGAACGCCGCGAGGCGGTCGCCGCGATCGGCGAGAAGCCGTTCCGGGCCAAGCAGCTCTCACAGCACTACTTCGCGCGCTACGCCCACGACCCCGCCGAGTGGACCGACATCCCGGCCGGCTCGCGGGAGAAGCTCCAGCAGGAGCTGCTGCCCGACCTGATGAGCGTCGTGCGGCACATCTCGTGCGACGACGACACCACCCGCAAGACCCTGTGGAAGCTGCACGACGGCACCCTCGTCGAGTCGGTGCTGATGCGCTACCCCGACCGGGTCACCATGTGCATCTCCTCCCAGGCCGGCTGCGGGATGAACTGCCCGTTCTGCGCCACGGGCCAGGCCGGGCTCGACCGGAACCTGTCGACCGCCGAGATCGTGCACCAGATCGTCGACGGCATGCGCGCCCTGCGCGACGGGGAGGTCCCCGGAGGCCCCGCCCGGCTCTCGAACATCGTCTTCATGGGCATGGGCGAACCGCTGGCCAACTACAACCGCGTCGTCGGCGCCATCCGCCGCCTGACCGACCCGGAGCCCGACGGCCTGGGCCTTTCGCAGCGCGGGATCACCGTCTCCACCGTCGGCCTGGTCCCGGCCATGCTGCGCTTCGCCGACGAGGGCTTCAAGTGCCGCCTCGCCGTCTCGCTGCACGCGCCCGACGACGAGCTGCGCGACACCCTGGTGCCGGTGAACACCCGCTGGAAGGTGCGCGAGGTGCTGGACGCGGCGTGGGAGTACGCCGAGAAGTCCGGTCGCCGGGTCTCGATCGAGTACGCCCTGATCCGCGACATCAACGACCAGGCCTGGCGAGGTGACCTGCTCGGCAGGCTGCTCAAGGGCAAGCGCGTGCACGTCAACCTCATCCCGCTGAACCCGACGCCCGGCTCGAAGTGGACCGCCTCGCGGCCCGAGGACGAGAAGGCGTTCGTCGAGGCGATCGCCCGGCACGGCGTGCCGGTGACCGTGCGCGACACCCGCGGCCAGGAGATCGACGGCGCGTGCGGGCAGCTCGCCGCGTCCGAGCGCTAG
- a CDS encoding phosphatidate cytidylyltransferase, whose product MNDSSWQPEPVPAGPAYDAQVGPQTRPMPIVPDAAGRDFDDREARDRGVAAYSGPLFRAETPPQEPMPSPPPPPSQAPQDASPPPKKRAGRDLRAAIGVGVGLGAVIFASLFIVKAVFVGVIVVAVVVGLWELTSRLQEKKGIKAPLVPLAVGGAAMVIAGYVRGAEGAWVAMALTALAVLVWRMTEPPEDYLKDVTAGVFAAFYVPFLATFVVMLLTADDGPQRVVTFLLLTVVSDTGAYAVGWRFGKTKLAPRISPGKTREGLVGAVAFAMAAGALCMEFLIDDGVWWQGLLLGLAVAVSATLGDLGESMIKRDLGIKDMGTLLPGHGGIMDRLDSLLPTAPVVWLLLAAFVGTG is encoded by the coding sequence ATGAACGACTCTTCCTGGCAGCCGGAGCCCGTTCCGGCGGGTCCCGCATACGATGCGCAGGTGGGCCCGCAGACTCGGCCCATGCCCATCGTGCCCGATGCCGCCGGCCGTGACTTCGACGACCGGGAAGCACGCGATCGGGGGGTCGCCGCCTACAGCGGCCCCCTCTTCCGCGCCGAGACGCCGCCGCAGGAGCCCATGCCCAGCCCCCCGCCCCCGCCTTCCCAGGCACCCCAGGACGCCTCCCCGCCGCCGAAGAAGCGCGCGGGGCGGGACCTGCGGGCCGCCATAGGGGTCGGCGTCGGCCTCGGAGCGGTGATCTTCGCCTCGCTCTTCATCGTCAAGGCCGTGTTCGTCGGTGTCATCGTCGTCGCGGTCGTGGTCGGCCTGTGGGAGCTCACCTCCCGGCTCCAGGAGAAGAAGGGCATCAAGGCGCCCCTCGTACCGCTCGCGGTCGGTGGCGCCGCCATGGTCATCGCCGGATACGTCCGGGGGGCCGAGGGCGCCTGGGTGGCGATGGCGCTGACCGCCCTGGCGGTGCTGGTCTGGCGGATGACCGAGCCGCCCGAGGACTACCTCAAGGACGTCACGGCGGGCGTCTTCGCCGCGTTCTACGTGCCGTTCCTCGCCACCTTCGTGGTGATGCTGCTCACCGCCGACGACGGCCCCCAGCGGGTCGTGACCTTCCTGCTGCTGACCGTGGTCAGTGACACCGGGGCCTACGCCGTGGGCTGGCGCTTCGGCAAGACGAAGCTCGCGCCGCGCATCAGCCCCGGCAAGACCCGCGAGGGGCTGGTCGGCGCGGTGGCGTTCGCGATGGCGGCCGGCGCACTGTGCATGGAGTTCCTCATCGACGACGGTGTCTGGTGGCAGGGGCTGCTGCTGGGCCTGGCCGTCGCGGTCAGTGCCACCCTGGGCGACCTGGGCGAGTCCATGATCAAGCGGGACCTGGGCATCAAGGACATGGGCACCCTGCTGCCCGGGCACGGCGGCATCATGGACCGGCTCGACTCGCTGCTGCCGACCGCCCCGGTGGTGTGGCTGCTGCTGGCCGCGTTCGTCGGCACCGGCTGA
- the frr gene encoding ribosome recycling factor, which yields MIEEILLEAEEKMEKAVVVAKEDFAAIRTGRAHPAMFNKIVADYYGAITPINQLASFAVPEPRMAVVTPFDSSALRNIEQAIRDSDLGVNPSNDGRIIRVTFPELTQERRKEYVKVARTKAEDSKVSIRSIRRKAKDALDKLVKDKESGEDEVRRAEKELDDTTAKYVTQVDELLKHKEAELLEV from the coding sequence GTGATCGAAGAAATCCTCCTCGAGGCCGAGGAGAAGATGGAGAAGGCCGTCGTCGTCGCCAAGGAAGACTTCGCCGCGATTCGCACGGGCCGTGCGCACCCGGCGATGTTCAACAAGATCGTGGCGGACTACTACGGTGCCATCACGCCCATCAACCAGCTCGCCTCCTTCGCGGTGCCCGAGCCGCGCATGGCCGTCGTGACGCCGTTCGACTCGTCCGCGCTGCGCAACATCGAGCAGGCCATCCGCGACTCCGACCTCGGCGTCAACCCGAGCAACGACGGCCGCATCATCCGGGTGACCTTCCCCGAGCTGACGCAGGAGCGCCGCAAGGAGTACGTCAAGGTCGCGCGCACCAAGGCCGAGGACTCCAAGGTCTCGATCCGCTCCATCCGCCGCAAGGCGAAGGACGCCCTCGACAAGCTCGTCAAGGACAAGGAGTCCGGCGAGGACGAGGTGCGCCGCGCGGAGAAGGAGCTCGACGACACCACCGCGAAGTACGTCACGCAGGTGGACGAGCTGCTCAAGCACAAGGAAGCCGAGCTCCTCGAAGTCTGA
- the pyrH gene encoding UMP kinase produces the protein MNQGVDPHTASDDKSDHDKKGRRFMLKLSGEAFSGGGGLGVDPDVVHAIAREIAAVVRDGAEIAIVIGGGNFFRGAELQQRGMDRARSDYMGMLGTVMNCLALQDFLEKEGIDSRVQTAITMGQVAEPYIPLRAVRHLEKGRVVIFGAGMGMPYFSTDTTAAQRALEIDAEALLMGKNGVDGVYDSDPKTNPDAVKFDALEYSEVLSRDLKVADATAITLCRDNRLPILVFELLAEGNIARAVKGEKIGTLVSDQGTRV, from the coding sequence ATGAATCAGGGCGTGGACCCCCACACCGCTTCCGACGACAAGAGCGACCACGACAAGAAGGGCCGCCGCTTCATGCTGAAGCTGTCGGGCGAGGCCTTCTCCGGCGGCGGCGGGCTGGGCGTCGACCCTGACGTCGTGCACGCCATCGCGCGTGAGATCGCTGCCGTGGTCCGTGACGGCGCGGAGATCGCGATCGTCATCGGCGGCGGCAACTTCTTCCGCGGCGCCGAGCTCCAGCAGCGCGGCATGGACCGTGCCCGTTCCGACTACATGGGCATGCTCGGCACGGTCATGAACTGCCTCGCCCTCCAGGACTTCCTGGAGAAGGAGGGCATCGACAGCCGCGTCCAGACCGCCATCACGATGGGCCAGGTCGCGGAGCCGTACATCCCGCTGCGTGCCGTGCGGCACCTGGAGAAGGGCCGCGTCGTCATCTTCGGCGCCGGCATGGGCATGCCGTACTTCTCCACCGACACCACGGCCGCCCAGCGCGCCCTGGAGATCGACGCGGAAGCCCTGCTCATGGGCAAGAACGGCGTCGACGGGGTCTACGACTCCGACCCGAAGACCAACCCCGACGCGGTGAAGTTCGACGCGCTGGAGTACAGCGAGGTGCTGTCCCGGGACCTCAAGGTCGCCGATGCCACCGCCATCACGCTGTGCCGCGACAACCGGCTTCCGATCCTGGTCTTCGAGCTCCTCGCCGAGGGCAATATCGCCCGCGCCGTCAAGGGTGAGAAGATCGGCACGCTCGTGAGCGACCAGGGCACCCGCGTCTGA
- the tsf gene encoding translation elongation factor Ts, with the protein MANYTAADVKKLRELTGAGMLDCKNALVEADGDVEKANEILRVKGLKGVAKREGRSAENGAVASLIAADNTSGVLLELKCETDFVAKSPKFLAVADELAQHVAATNPADIEALLASEIKPGQTVQAFVDEANANLGEKIVLDRFAQYQGAFVSAYMHRTMPDLPPQIGVLVELDKADADLAKGIAQHIAAFAPKYLSKEDVPAEVVESERRVAEETTRAEGKPEAALPKIVEGRVNGFFKEATLLGQPYALDNKKSVQKVLDEAGVTLVRFTRIKVGI; encoded by the coding sequence ATGGCGAACTACACCGCCGCTGACGTCAAGAAGCTCCGCGAGCTCACCGGCGCCGGCATGCTGGACTGCAAGAACGCGCTCGTCGAGGCCGACGGCGACGTCGAGAAGGCCAACGAGATCCTGCGCGTCAAGGGCCTCAAGGGCGTTGCCAAGCGTGAGGGCCGCTCCGCCGAGAACGGCGCGGTCGCCTCCCTCATCGCCGCCGACAACACCTCCGGCGTGCTGCTCGAGCTCAAGTGCGAGACCGACTTCGTCGCGAAGAGCCCGAAGTTCCTCGCCGTCGCCGACGAGCTGGCCCAGCACGTGGCCGCCACCAACCCGGCGGACATCGAGGCGCTGCTCGCCTCCGAGATCAAGCCCGGCCAGACCGTGCAGGCGTTCGTGGACGAGGCCAACGCCAACCTCGGCGAGAAGATCGTCCTGGACCGCTTCGCGCAGTACCAGGGTGCCTTCGTCTCCGCGTACATGCACCGCACCATGCCCGACCTGCCCCCGCAGATCGGTGTCCTGGTCGAGCTGGACAAGGCCGACGCCGACCTGGCCAAGGGCATCGCCCAGCACATCGCCGCCTTCGCGCCGAAGTACCTCTCCAAGGAGGACGTCCCGGCCGAGGTCGTCGAGAGCGAGCGTCGCGTCGCCGAGGAGACCACCCGCGCGGAGGGCAAGCCCGAGGCTGCCCTGCCGAAGATCGTCGAGGGTCGCGTCAACGGCTTCTTCAAGGAAGCCACGCTCCTCGGCCAGCCGTACGCGCTGGACAACAAGAAGTCCGTCCAGAAGGTCCTGGACGAGGCCGGTGTCACCCTGGTGCGCTTCACCCGCATCAAGGTCGGCATCTGA